The following coding sequences are from one Alphaproteobacteria bacterium window:
- a CDS encoding cation diffusion facilitator family transporter yields the protein MEKTPATLQQDTNSNKRLLQTATYASVAVATVLMLLKLIAWMVTDAISLLSTLVDSILDFAASTLNLFAVRQALLPATRLYRFGHGKSEALAALSQGAFISGSAVFLFIEGGHRLLHPQPLQETSVGIGIMVISIIITIFLVRFQRRVVAKTNSVAISADSLHYYSDLLINGGVIISLLVVSFLGWEVVDPLFGIVIAFYILYIAWEIGKKALFILMDRELPDEDRERVCSIALSHPKVEGLHELRTRSSGPQSFIQLHLEMDGKISLLQAHEIAEEVESMIQKEFPEAEIIIHQDPAGQHEKRRPF from the coding sequence ATGGAAAAAACACCTGCAACTCTCCAACAAGACACAAATTCCAATAAAAGACTTTTGCAAACGGCCACCTATGCATCTGTGGCGGTAGCGACAGTTTTGATGCTTCTAAAGCTTATTGCTTGGATGGTTACAGATGCTATTAGTCTTTTATCCACATTGGTGGACTCAATTCTAGATTTTGCAGCTTCGACCCTGAACCTATTTGCAGTTCGCCAAGCGCTGCTGCCTGCCACACGTCTCTACAGATTTGGACATGGGAAGTCGGAGGCTCTGGCTGCTTTAAGCCAGGGAGCGTTTATTTCTGGATCAGCTGTCTTCCTATTCATTGAGGGCGGGCATCGACTTTTACATCCACAGCCTCTGCAAGAAACATCTGTGGGTATTGGGATCATGGTTATCTCAATCATTATCACTATTTTTCTGGTTCGTTTTCAAAGACGCGTTGTTGCTAAAACAAATTCCGTAGCTATTTCGGCGGACTCTCTCCATTACTATAGCGACCTTCTTATCAATGGTGGCGTCATTATATCATTGCTCGTCGTTTCCTTTTTGGGATGGGAGGTGGTGGATCCTCTTTTTGGGATAGTGATCGCATTTTACATTCTTTATATCGCCTGGGAGATCGGAAAAAAGGCCCTGTTTATCCTTATGGATCGAGAACTGCCAGATGAAGATAGGGAAAGAGTGTGTTCAATCGCACTCTCTCATCCTAAGGTGGAAGGTCTACACGAGCTCCGTACCCGCTCTTCTGGACCCCAAAGTTTTATCCAGCTTCATTTGGAGATGGATGGCAAAATTTCTCTCCTGCAAGCCCATGAAATCGCAGAAGAAGTTGAATCTATGATTCAAAAGGAATTTCCTGAGGCAGAGATTATTATTCACCAAGACCCAGCGGGCCAGCACGAGAAACGCCGGCCTTTTTAA
- a CDS encoding glycine zipper 2TM domain-containing protein, with protein MFKKSLVLMAVAVLVSGCGSTGGPKQTGGALLGGIGGAAIGSQFGKGDGQLVGVAAGTLLGALIGSEVGASLDKADKMYANQTAQSALESNPTGQGGSWSNPDSGHSGAVVPTKTFQTNSGQYCREFTQTVQIGNDIQEAYGTACRQPDGTWKIVQ; from the coding sequence ATGTTCAAGAAAAGTTTGGTTTTGATGGCAGTAGCTGTCTTGGTATCTGGTTGCGGCTCAACAGGTGGCCCTAAGCAAACAGGTGGAGCCCTTCTCGGTGGTATTGGTGGTGCAGCCATTGGATCACAGTTTGGTAAAGGAGACGGACAGCTAGTTGGTGTTGCTGCTGGAACTCTTTTGGGCGCTCTCATTGGAAGTGAAGTTGGTGCGTCATTAGATAAGGCTGATAAAATGTATGCCAACCAAACAGCTCAATCGGCTCTGGAAAGTAATCCAACGGGGCAAGGTGGCAGTTGGTCAAATCCTGACTCAGGACACTCTGGAGCTGTTGTTCCAACAAAAACATTCCAGACAAATTCTGGCCAATATTGTCGTGAATTCACCCAGACAGTACAAATTGGAAATGACATTCAAGAAGCTTACGGAACGGCTTGTCGCCAACCCGATGGCACTTGGAAAATTGTTCAATAA